CGTCTTCCCGAAAAAGGGCTGCCCAACAAAAAGTGACGCTGGGCGGTGTAGCGATAAATCAACACAGCAATCGCCGTCAGCAATACGGCGTTGATCGTCGCGCCACACCTTACCGCCAAGTCACGTAAGCGGCGTGTCAGTGATTCATCCAGGTGCATTGGAATGACGTCAGCTCGTCCGGTGAATCGATCCGGACGCCGACGATCCAATGGCCAATCCAACACGTGATCGGCTCCATGATACTGCGTTGCCCAGTATTCACGTAACCGGTGGACCTGATCCGATTGCAACAGCGTCTCTTGCTCGCGAACAAAATCGCCGTAGTTTCCCGCTGCCGATGGCAGATCGGGATCCTGACCGTGCAAGATTGCGGGATAGATTGTCCGCAATTCATTCATCAACAGAACAAGCGACCAAAAGTCCGTGACAATGTGATGCGCCGTTGCCAAAACGATTTGGTCTGCGGGCGTTCGATCAAACACCGTCAGTCGCAAGAGCGGACCATTGGCCAAATCGAATGGTTTCGCTACGTCGGTGAGAATTCGTTGACGGACCCAAGAGTCATCCTGTCCTTTGGCCGGGCATGACACAAACCCCGGCGACATTGCCGGTTGGACCGTTTGCCGCAGTTGCCCGCTAGATTCTTGGAAAGTGGTTCGCAGTGCGGGATGACGATCCACCAACAATTGCATCGCCCGTCGAAGTGCATCCGCATCCAAAGGCGAACGAATTCGGGCTGGCAAGAACACGTTGTACGCCGACGATTCGGGGTCACGCTGATAAGCATGCCATATGCCGCGTTGCTGCGCAGACATTGCGAACGACGAACTCGAAGCACGCCGTTTTTGCAAAATCCGTTTCAGAAGTTCGCGTTTTTCGTCAGCGGTCAAACCCGCCGTGTCCGTTCCATCGGGTATCGATCGGGTCACAATGTTTCCGTTGATCCGGGATGCGTTTCATCCACAGAACCTTCGTCCAAGATTGCCTGTTGGACACCCTCGGCCCCCACACGCGACAACCATTGGTCCAGTTCCTCTTCGCTCATTTGGTCGACATCGTCGGGGCTTACTTGGTCGACGTCACCGGTCGCCGAATCAGCAACGAAGTTCTGATGATCGGCACCATCGGAAGATTCGGTGACGGGCGTTTGCATCAACTGACGATCAACCGCTGCGGTGATTCGAGACAGATTCGCGTCGCTCATCAAATCCGAAATCGGCATCACAATTTCAAAGCGGCTCTCAATCCAGTTTCGCAACTCGACGGCCATCAATGAATCCAAGCCCAACTCCAACAGTGATCGGTCGGCATCCCACTGATCGGAACGCAGGCCCAATAACCCGTTCAATTTCGAACGCAGTTGGTCAATGATTTTTGACTGGCGTTCGGCCATATCCACTTGCCGTAACGCGCCCGCGTCAAAGACGTCGGCGGCTCCCGATTCATGTCGAATCAGGTGGGCGAAACGAGGCGAGACGTTGTCCGTCAGCCCCAAACCTCGCCACAACGACCAGTCCATTTTCAAAACGCTGCACTGGATCGAATCGCTGCGAATCAGTTCCTCGAGTGAACGCATCGCTTCGTCGATCGAAAAACGCAGCACACCTTGCCGTTCCAATCGATCTCCTAACTCTTGACGCTGGGCCAGATAGCCGGCACCACCGACATGTCCCCAGTTGATCACCAACGCGGGCAACCCCTTGCAACGGCGATGCATGGCCAAACCATCCAGAGCGGCATTTGCGGCGGAGTAATTGGCTTGGCCGGCGTGCCCGAAAATGCTGGACAAAGACGAAAACAGCACGAAATGGTCAATCGCTTGCGGCACCAATTCACGGTCAAGCGATGCCTTGTGCAGATTCCATCCACCCAGGATTTTCGGGTTCAAAACTTCGTTCAGAGTCGAAGCGTCCAAATCGATCAACAGTCGATCCTTCAGGACCATCGCCGTATGAAAAATCCCAGCCAGCGGAGGCAGTTCATCGCGAATTTGTTCCATCGTGCGGCGGACTTGAACCGGATCGGTGATATCCGTTGGAAGGTGCGTCACTGTCGCACCGGCGGCACGAATCGCGTCAATCTGGTCGACCTGTTCGTCGCTCAGTTTGCCCGAACGTCCCCCCAACACCAGATGACCGGCACCGTGCCCCGCCATCCATCGAGCCAGTTCCATTCCAAAACCACCCAGACCGCCGGCAATCCAGTAGGTCCGATCGGACTTGAACAACGATCGGCCGTTCGCGGATGCGACGGACGGCTCCGGTGCAACATCCTGATCCGGGAACACATCACCCGGCGCGTCTTCGTAACTGATCGCGACCTTACCGATGTGCTTTGCCTGCTGCATCCATCGAAACGCTTCTCGTGTTTCGTTCGCCTGGAATGACTTCGTCGGCAAAGGCTGCAACGTTCCGTCGTCAAACTGGGGCATTAGTTCACGCAACATCTGGCCCATCATCTCAGGCTGCTCGGTGAACAACTGATCCAAATCAATGGCAAAGAAGGCCAAGTTGTTGCGGAACGGCGTCAGGTTCAACACCTGGTCCCCGTAGATGTCTCGTTTGCCGATTTCCAAAAATCGGCCACCCGTTTTTAACAACCCCAGCCCTTGCCGGATGGCTTCACCGGGAAGCGAGTTCAGTACGGCGTCGACGCCGAAGCCATCAGTCGCGCGGCGGACGTCGTCGGCAAATTGCAGCGATCGCGAATCGGATACCGAAGCAACGCCCAGACGCCGAACATGATCGCGTTTCTGTGCATTCCCCGCAGTGGCATGAACATGGATCCCCAATTGCTTTGCCAACTGGATCGCCGCCAGCCCCACACCACCACTGGCGGAATGCACCAACAACGATTCCCCACGACGCAAACGTGCACAGTGTTCGATGGCGTACTTGGCTGTCAGAAACGCAATCGGCAGACAGGCGGCCTGTTCCGGCGTCGTTGCTTGCGGCTTTCGGGCAACCAATCGCTGGTCCACCACCGCGTGCGTCGCAAAACTACCTTTGGCAATGGCGACCACCATGTCGCCTACTTGAAATTCCCCGACTGAACTTCCGACTCGCGTGACGCGTCCGCAACATTCCGCACCCAGAACCACCGGTCCGTCGGGCAATCCTGGGTAAAGGTCCAACGCCTTCATGACGTCGCTGAAATTCAGCCCCGTCGCCAACACTTCGATCTCAACATCGCCATCGCCCAATTCGCCTGGATATTGGGCCACGTAATGCAGATCGCCGATACCAACCGTCTTGCCCAACGCCAAACGTGAACGGCGGGGGCCTTTGGCCGAATTTGGAAGTGGCAATGAGGCGTGGGGAACATATCTCCGCACGAACCGCCTGGTTCCGCGGTACATCACTTCGTCTTCTTCGTCGTCCGTGGTCAGTTCTTTGACCAACTGCTCGGTCGCCAACGTTTCATCTTCGATCGAAAGATCAACCAATCGCGTCGACATCGAACCGAATTCACTGATCAGCACGCGTCCCAAACCAATCGTCGGCGTCTGACAAAACTGCACGTCTTCCGGTTCGTCGTCGGTGGACTGTGCCCCGGTGGTCACGACAGTCAACCGCGGCTTGATCGTTTCAGAAACCGGGCGTGTGGCGGTGCCCGCCTGCTTCAGGCGGCGATCCCACGCTTGGGCGAACAGAACCAATGATTCGGTGCTGACAGAAGTGGTTTGTCGAACCGCATGAACCTCTTGAATCTCATGATTCCGGGGCAAACCGGTGGCCCATAAATGCAAGACGTCGCTGATGCTCTCGGGCCCCACTTCATCCAACAGCCGATCCCAATGCTCGGGCACGCAGGGATCAATCGTCCAGCAACGTTGGTTGCGCGAAAACGTCTCGCCGACACGGACTTCGGCTATGTCGATTCCCATCATCCGCTGTCGCTGAATCAGATGCTGCGCGACACCATTTTCAGCGGCCATCACCAAATAGCGACGTCGCCCGTTCATGGAAATGCCGTCAGATCGTTCCGTATCGGGTGTTTGCCATTGGTACCGGTACAGCAAATCGGAAACGCCTTTGGATTCGGCCACGCCCGAAGCGTTACGGCTTTCGAAGTCTTCAATCACCGCGACCAGTTGGCCGAACGAATCCCAGATCGTCAGTTCGCAAAGCATGCGATAGGCATCTTTGGACACGATACGCGCGTGAACGGTCAATTCCGACAACCCGACATCCGACTGGGTTGCGTCGGGCAGATTCCACTGAACCCGCCCCATCCGACTGGGCAAATAGAGGTCCCCGACGTGGTGATCAAAATCTTGATCCGCGACCACCATGGCGTGAAAGCAAGCGTCCAATAAAGCCGGATGCACGACGTAATCACAGGCCTGTGACAGCAGGTCATCTGGCAAGCAAACTTTGACGACGGCCTCATGTGACCGGCGACGGCCATGACGCACACCTTGGAACATCGCCCCATATTCCAAGCCTAGCCGGTTGCAATAGCGATAGCAGCGGGACTGAGTCACCGTTTCGTCGCAACGATCCCAAACCGATTGAAAGTCTTGCTTCGATGAAGCGGGACGATTGTCGTCACTGACCCCAACCGTGGCAACCGATTGCCAGGGATCCGCTGTGCTGCCACGGGAATAAAAGTTCAACCGACTTTCACGCGAATCGAAATCGACCGTTGTCCATTGCGGATGTTCGGCATCCAGCACCATCGGCCGTAATAGACGAACATCCTTCAGACGTACAACCTGTTCAGCCCCCTGTTGCCGCATCGCCGAAAGAGCACTTTCGATCATCGCCGCAGCCGGATACAGAACCGATTGACGTACCCGGTGGTCGCCCAAGTAGGAATGCGTCTTCAACGACAGACGATTCTGCCATCGCGGCTCCGGTGCATCGACCAGATCTCCCAGTAGAGGGTGATAATTTTCCTGCAACCGCGTCGTTTCCGACTCATGTGATTCGTACCAGCAGTCTTCCTTTTGCATGACGTATCGCGGCAACTTGGCCCACGTCGTCTTGGAAGGAACAATCGCGTTCCAATCGATCGGCGCATCGACCGCGTACAGTTGGCCGAACGCACGTCGCATCGTATCGACTTCGTCTTCATCACGTCGCAATGATGCAACGGTGTGGATCTTTGACTTGCGCTGCGAAGCACATTCGTTGATCATGTAAGACAGCACCGGATGCGGCCCAAGTTCCAGCGCCACTTCGATGTCCCGATCAACCGCAACGTCGATCGCATCGGCAAACAAAACGCTTTGACGGACGTTTTGCCACCAGTATTTTGCATCCAGCTCGGGTCCCTGCACGAGCTTTCCGGTGACAGTGGAAACCATCGGCAGGGTCGGAGTCTTTGGCTGAATCGACGCCAGGGATTCCAGCAATTCGTCGCGTACCGGGTCCATTTGTGGGCTGTGGAACGCGTATTCGACCGCCAGTCGACGTACAAACTGCCCTTCGCGTTCCAACTGGCAAGCCAAGGATTCGACGGCATCATCGTCGCCAGAAATTGTCACACTTTCGGGCCCATTCACAGCCGCCAACGCAAGACGATCATGTTGCCCGGCAATGCGATCGGCCGCTTGGTCGGCGCTGATCCCGGCCGCAATCATGCTGCCGCGCGATGTCGCCAAATCCATGGTCCGTCCCCGATGAAATGCGACACGGCAGGCATCGTCAAATGACAGACCACCACAAAGGTAAGCCGCAGCAATCTCACCGACGCTGTGGCCAACCAAAACCGACGGTCGGACCCCCAACGTATTCCACTGCGATGCCAGCGCCACTTGGATCGCGAATAAAGCGGGCTGAGCAATCTTGGTTTCATTCAATCGTGAATCGGCTTCGTCGCGATGCAGCTCTTCCAAGAGCGACCAGTCGCTGTCACGCCCAATCTGCTGATCGCATTGCTGTAGTTTCTTGGCGAATGTTCCGCCGGCGGCATACAAACGGCGGCCCATCGCCCAGTGCTGGGCCCCCTGGCCACAACAGGCAAACAAGATCCCGGCCTGACGACCGGTTCGGCTGATCGAGCGTTGTGCGTCAGTCGTGTCGACCGGGCCACGTGTTAATTCGGTCGCCCAGCGATTCGTATCGCAACCGAAAACGACATGACGGTGACGCAAATGATTGCGATGGTGTACTGCCGCGGCCAACACCGCGTCCATTTGGCATGACGATCCGTCTTGGATCAAAAATTGTTCCCACCGGTCCATGTTTTCGGCCAAGGACACCGGTGATTGTCCAGAAATGGGCAACGGAACTCCCAGCTGGCCAAACTCCGATGCATCGACTTGTTGCTGACCAGAGGCCTTCGCGATGTGGTGCGATTCGCCAACGTCAAAGTCTTCGATAACCACGTGTGCGTTGGCACCGCCGTACCCAAATCCATTGATGCCGGCAATCCGTCGTCCTTCAATGGTCGGCCAATTTTGATTCTCCAGCGGCAAACGCAATTGCCCGTCTGCCAAATCAATTGCCGGATTCAAACTGCGGAAGTTCAGCAGCCTGGGAATTGTTCGGTGACGCATCGACAGCGCAACCTTGATAATGCTTGCGATCCCCGCACCGGCTTCCAAGTGGCCGATGTTGGTCTTCACACTGCCGACATAGCACGGCTGCTTTCGAACCGGATGGCGTCCAATCACCCCGGCAATTGCGGCGGCTTCGATGGGGTCGCCAACCGCGGTTCCCGTTCCGTGGGCTTCGACATAGCCGACCAATCCCGGATCGATTCCCGATTTCTGATAGGCGTGCCGCATCAAATCCATTTGTGCCTGCTGACTTGGCACGGTCATGCCATCGGTATGCCCGTCTTGATTCAGCGCGGTGGATCGAATGACACAATAGACCTGGTCACCGTCGCGCAGCGCATCATCCAAAGGCTTCAGCATCACCATGCCGGCGCCCTCGCTGCGGACGTAACCGTTGGCGGATGCATCAAATGTTTTGCAACGTCCGTCGCTGGACAACACACCCAATTGGCTAAAGGCGATATAGAAATCGGGCAGCAGAAGCGCATTGACGCCACCAACCAATGCCGAATCGGCTTGTCCGTCCCACATCGCCTGACAGGCCAAATGCAACGCCACCAGAGACGACGAACAGGCCGTGTCCACGGCGACACTGGGTCCACGCAAATCGAAACAATAGCTGACTCGGTTGGCGGCAATGCTGCTAGACGCGCCGGTGTTACTGTAGGGACCGAGTACGGATCGATCGCGAAAGCTAAGTCCCGCGACGGCGTAATCAATGCTGCTGATCCCAACGAAGACCGCCGTTCGTGAACCGGCCATCGATTCGATCGGTTTCCCGGCGTCTTCCATCGCCTGCCATGCAGCCTGCAGCAACAGTCGCTGTTGCGGATCCATTGCAGCGGCTTCGCGAGGCGATATGCCGAACAGTTGCGGGTCGAATTCTCGAATCCCGTCGACAAAGCCTCCCCACCGACTTTGTGTTTTTCCGGGCACCGATTCGCCGGACTGAAAAAACTTTTTCAAGTTCCAACGATCCGACGGCGTGGACGTAATCGCGTCACGTCCCTGGGACAACAACTGCCAGAACGATTCCGGATCATTCGCGCCGCCGGGGAAACGGCATCCCAGTCCAACCACCGCGATGGCGGGCGGGCCGAGAGTGTTCGATGTAGATGGGCTGAAATCAATCACGTTTGACCGGGGATAACCGAGAACCAGGCCCCACAGACAGTTCAGCGAGCGTCGAGTCGTCAGAGGGACAGAAAATTTATGAATTATGGCTCACCCTTAGCGACTGGCAAACCGGAACGGCCACGCAGACTAGGCAAGATCGCGAAAAGCATCCGTCGGCATCAGTCGTGCCGCCCGCACCGCCGGCAAAAACGCGCCGATCACTCCAATCCCGACCCCGATCACCGATCCCTGGAGCATGACCACGGGCCGAATGGATGGATTCAGCACCCCCGCAACCGCCGGCGAACGACTCATCAACCACGTTAGGACCACAGCACATGCGATGCCTGACAGCGTGGACGCCACCGCCAGCAAACAAGATTCCCCCAAAATCATTGCCACCACACGGCGACGCGACCAACCAATCGCCCTCAAGATTCCGATCTCGCCGGTTCGCTCGACGACGCTGGTCATCATCGTGTTCAACGTCCCCACCGCACCGATCAAGATCGCAATCACGGACGTCATCCATGCCATCGCAGACGCGATCTGCATTCGAGTGTCGGTCGACACGAAATCTTCGGTCAGCAAAGGCAAAAGCTTCGCATCCAAGGACTCAATCCGCCGGACCACTTGCCCGGCTTGCTGCTGGGTCGACGCCGGATCGATCACCACATTGACGTAGGTGACTTGATCTTCGCGGCCCGTCAACGCTTGCAACTGATTCAGCGGCAACACCATCGAACCGTTCTCCCAGGTGCTGCGACTGGTGAAAACGTCGGCGACCCGGTACGGATCGTCGAACAGCAAGACCGTGTCGCCAGGCTGCGTTTCCAAGCGATCGGCCAGATTTTTTCCCAACCAGACCCGACGGTCTTCGGATTGGTCGTTGCCGGACGACTGGAATTGAAAGTTTTCCATCATCCAAGAATCAGGGCGTAGCCCCATTGCCGGAATCCCGTACACGCCCTGTTGTTCCAGCGACAACGTTTCCAACAACACGACCGCCGACTTCTGGACGCCCGGGACATTTCCGATCCTGTCGGCGATCGAGGCGTCCAACGAACTGCTTAAGCGGTCCGCTGCCCCCTGTCGCGAAACCACGATGTCGACCGAATGACTGCGATAGACGCCCGCGAACGATTCCTTGAAACCCGATGCGATGCCAAGCAACGCGACGACGCTGGCAATCGCCGTGGTCAATGCGGCCAACGTCAACAGCGATCGAAACGGGCGGCGAAACAGGTTTTTCGCGATCAGGGATGTGAACCGCACCGGTCGGCTTTCCTTCGATAAGACTTCAACTTTTCTGACAAAGATCCGGTCGCCCCGATCAATCCACTTTAGCCGGGGAACCCTCATCGATCGGTCCGATTTGAACGACGGTATCGGATTTCGCGAAAAAGCCCACCATGCGGACATCCACATCGCCGACATCGGTTTCCCGTTCGCCCCGTCACGACAGATGCGTCAATTCCGCGTTCTTACTTGCTTGCTGATTCTTTTGTTCGGTGGCTGCATGCACCGACCGTTTCCAGTCGCGATGCGCGGCAACATCGGCGGTCGCATGCAAATGGACGGAAACATGAACGTCAGTGGCCAAACCGCGGTCGACGGCACGATGACCATGAAGGGTGATCTGGTGACCAAGGTAAAGGCGGACAATACAGCGTCGGCCCTTTCATCGGTCGTCGTCCAGGGATCATCGGATTCACGGACCGGAAAGATCGCAGTGATCGAATTGGATGGTTTGCTGGTCAATCGAAACTTGGGCGGCGTCGGGTCACTGGCGGAAAACCCCGTGGCGCTCTTTCGCGAAAAGATCCGGCATCTGGAACAAGATCCGACCGTCGATGCGGTGGTTTTGCGAATCGATTCACCCGGTGGCGGTGTGACCGCTGCGGAAATGATAGGTCACGATTTGAATCGCTTTCGCCAACGCACCGGCATTCCAGTCGTCGCCTGCTTGATGACGCACGGCGCTGGTGCCGCCTATTACGTCGCCACCCACTGCGACGCCGTTGTCGCTCATGGCACGTCCGTCGTCGGTGGCATCGGCGTGATCTTGAATCTGTACAACATGGAAGACGCGCTGGGCCAATACAACATCGTTGCAATTCCCGTGAAATCAGGCTCACAGATCGATGCGGGATCCCCGGTACGAACGATGTCTGAAGATGAACGAGCGACGCTGCAACACATGGCCGACTCGTTTCACCAAATGTTTGTCGATCAAGTCAAACAAGCACGTCCCGCATTGACGGGCCCCACAGGCGGAACCGTCGACGACTGGTTTGACGGTCGCGTCGTCACCGGGGTCCAAGCCGCCCAAGCAGGACTGGTGGATCAGACCGGATTCATCGACGACGCGATCACGCTGGCCGGTGATTTGGCGGGCATCACCCCCCAGGCCTGTTCGGTCATCATGCTTCGGCGCGACAACGACCGCGCGTTCACCCCGCTGGACATCACCCCCGTTCGATCGCAGATCGGGTCCTTGTTGCCGATTCAAGTCCCCGGGTTGGACCGAAGCGAACTGCCGACCTTCATGTATCTTTGGCAGATCGAACCGAAGTTCTCTCATCCCTAGGCATCTGCCAAGCTCCGGTTCCGAATCACTTCTTTGCGATTTGTCGGCGAAACTTTCGCGCCGCCTCTTGGATCAAAAGCGGGAACTTGCTGCGCAAAAAGTTGCTACCGCCGAACCAACCTTCCGGCTCGTACAACAAAAACCTTCCTTCCACCAAGCAAGCATCCACTGGCTGGTCGTCCAACGTCGCCAGGGACATCAGCTGCAGATAGCCACCGGCACCACGATAGGGTTCCGGGTCGCCGACCACTCGTTTGCCAACCGCATTTCGTTGCACGGGCGTCCAAACCGAAGCGTATGGTGAGGCCGAATCAAGGGGCTTCAATCGCCAGATCATCAAATAGGTGTCATGGTTCGAATTCGATTCCGCTTCGATGATCCCGCGGACGACGACTTGATTCATCAGTGGGACCTTGGCCAGACCATAGTGCCGCCCTGGCGACGCATCGATTCCAGCTTTGGACAACGCCTCGGTCTCCAGATCAACGAAGTCGCCATCGCTATCGTCTGCATCAACATCGCTAAACAAGTCACGCATCAGATCGCGGTCGCGCAGCGTCGCCAAAGGAACGTGCACGACGAAACGAAAATGAACGTGATGACCGATACGCTGCCCCGATTCGTCTTTGACATAATCCAAATCCATCCAAACCGGCGCGACGACCGAATCACGCACCATTCGATCCCAGGACAGACGACCAGCCAGCGTATCCACGTGCGGCGGCGTCTCCCAGTCCAAAGGCTTTTGAACCGGATGCAATGAACCGTCGCCAAACTCAATTCCGGGATCGATCAATTGATCGATCAGCCCGTCATCGCCCAGAGCAACATTGCCATTGATGCCGACGATGCAGGCCAACAAAAGGCTGACAACAGCCAAGAGACGTGCCAAAGCGTTCATTCGTAATCTGTGTTCCATTGTTCAATGCATTGGTGAACGATCCGAACCCCTTCGCCAACGGAGTACGATCTCCAGTCCGGTGACTTGGGAAAGAACGCTTCTTTCAACCGTCGTTTGGCCCCCGCGTATCTGGCATCGGTGGTCTGGATCTTGCCTGCCAGATGCAAATGATGGCAAGCATTTTCATCGCTCAATGCCTTCAACACCTTGGTCGAAGAATACGTTCCGAATTCCGCACAGGCATACAAATAATCGCCCCCGACGGTGTGCCGACACCAGTTTCCAAAGTCACCACGCGGATGATAAGCCTTTTCCCCCATGTCTTCGGTCACCATCGACGGTTCAAACAAGCGGCCCAGCCAGCGACGATGCCTGGGCTTGAATTGCCCCGACGGTAGCAGAACCCATGATTTCCAGGGGCCCAAACCAGTGTGGAAATCCATGTGCACCACCCGGCCAGCCGCATCCAGATATTCCGCCAGGATGCGTCGCATCAAATCGTGCTGGACGGCCGGCCCATTGCCACCAAAAAACAATCCCTGCGGGAATTCGTATTGCCCCGATGCAATCGCTTGACGCAACGCCGCTTTGGAATGAATCGCAATCAACCATGCGGCTCGCAACTGAAACAAGACATTGGGCATCGGTTCGACTGGATTGATAATCGAATCTAGTTTTGGGTATAGCGGTGCGGCCCCGCTGTACGGTTCGTCGTCGACCATGAAGTTGCGATTCAAGTCGCGGTTCTGTGGATCAAAACGACGCAGATGGGCAAAGCCCCATGGATTGACCGCGTGGATCAACACGACTTTGACATTTTCGGGAAACCCGTCCCGCGTCCAGTCGGCCAACAACCTTGCCTGCACCGCGGCCCCTAAGAATCCTTCAACGCCGTGCACACCGCTGGTCACCAACATGACCTGATCAGATTCAAGCGATCCGCCGACGGCAACGTCGATGGTCAACAGGTCGCCGGCCTGTTCGTTCTGGCGAACGCGGTAACTGACCGGACGGATTCCGGCATGAGTCGCAAGTTCACAAAATCGATCGCGTGCTTCGAAGTAGTCATCGGAAACGGCGTCGTCGGGCGGCACGCTCATGCGAGACATCCTTGGAGATACACGGATGGAAGTTTCTTCAGTTCTTCACGGCAAAGACCGGATCATGTTCATCCACAGCGGTCAGAATCCGGTTCGCCCACAGCACAATGATCCGCTGAGGTGCAGTGTCGGATCCGCATTCAAAAAGGCCGCAAGGCTGGCATGACGCAAAGGCCTTTCCGATGGCACGAATTGTCTACAGTTTATCAGGCGAAGGTCGTGGCCATGCGACCCGAGCCCACACCGTGATTTCGTTGCTTGGCCGACAGCATGACGTCCTGGTGTATGCCCCCGGAATGGCGCACGATTTGTTGTCTCAGTGCCAGTATGATCCTCAA
The Crateriforma spongiae DNA segment above includes these coding regions:
- a CDS encoding type I polyketide synthase — translated: MIDFSPSTSNTLGPPAIAVVGLGCRFPGGANDPESFWQLLSQGRDAITSTPSDRWNLKKFFQSGESVPGKTQSRWGGFVDGIREFDPQLFGISPREAAAMDPQQRLLLQAAWQAMEDAGKPIESMAGSRTAVFVGISSIDYAVAGLSFRDRSVLGPYSNTGASSSIAANRVSYCFDLRGPSVAVDTACSSSLVALHLACQAMWDGQADSALVGGVNALLLPDFYIAFSQLGVLSSDGRCKTFDASANGYVRSEGAGMVMLKPLDDALRDGDQVYCVIRSTALNQDGHTDGMTVPSQQAQMDLMRHAYQKSGIDPGLVGYVEAHGTGTAVGDPIEAAAIAGVIGRHPVRKQPCYVGSVKTNIGHLEAGAGIASIIKVALSMRHRTIPRLLNFRSLNPAIDLADGQLRLPLENQNWPTIEGRRIAGINGFGYGGANAHVVIEDFDVGESHHIAKASGQQQVDASEFGQLGVPLPISGQSPVSLAENMDRWEQFLIQDGSSCQMDAVLAAAVHHRNHLRHRHVVFGCDTNRWATELTRGPVDTTDAQRSISRTGRQAGILFACCGQGAQHWAMGRRLYAAGGTFAKKLQQCDQQIGRDSDWSLLEELHRDEADSRLNETKIAQPALFAIQVALASQWNTLGVRPSVLVGHSVGEIAAAYLCGGLSFDDACRVAFHRGRTMDLATSRGSMIAAGISADQAADRIAGQHDRLALAAVNGPESVTISGDDDAVESLACQLEREGQFVRRLAVEYAFHSPQMDPVRDELLESLASIQPKTPTLPMVSTVTGKLVQGPELDAKYWWQNVRQSVLFADAIDVAVDRDIEVALELGPHPVLSYMINECASQRKSKIHTVASLRRDEDEVDTMRRAFGQLYAVDAPIDWNAIVPSKTTWAKLPRYVMQKEDCWYESHESETTRLQENYHPLLGDLVDAPEPRWQNRLSLKTHSYLGDHRVRQSVLYPAAAMIESALSAMRQQGAEQVVRLKDVRLLRPMVLDAEHPQWTTVDFDSRESRLNFYSRGSTADPWQSVATVGVSDDNRPASSKQDFQSVWDRCDETVTQSRCYRYCNRLGLEYGAMFQGVRHGRRRSHEAVVKVCLPDDLLSQACDYVVHPALLDACFHAMVVADQDFDHHVGDLYLPSRMGRVQWNLPDATQSDVGLSELTVHARIVSKDAYRMLCELTIWDSFGQLVAVIEDFESRNASGVAESKGVSDLLYRYQWQTPDTERSDGISMNGRRRYLVMAAENGVAQHLIQRQRMMGIDIAEVRVGETFSRNQRCWTIDPCVPEHWDRLLDEVGPESISDVLHLWATGLPRNHEIQEVHAVRQTTSVSTESLVLFAQAWDRRLKQAGTATRPVSETIKPRLTVVTTGAQSTDDEPEDVQFCQTPTIGLGRVLISEFGSMSTRLVDLSIEDETLATEQLVKELTTDDEEDEVMYRGTRRFVRRYVPHASLPLPNSAKGPRRSRLALGKTVGIGDLHYVAQYPGELGDGDVEIEVLATGLNFSDVMKALDLYPGLPDGPVVLGAECCGRVTRVGSSVGEFQVGDMVVAIAKGSFATHAVVDQRLVARKPQATTPEQAACLPIAFLTAKYAIEHCARLRRGESLLVHSASGGVGLAAIQLAKQLGIHVHATAGNAQKRDHVRRLGVASVSDSRSLQFADDVRRATDGFGVDAVLNSLPGEAIRQGLGLLKTGGRFLEIGKRDIYGDQVLNLTPFRNNLAFFAIDLDQLFTEQPEMMGQMLRELMPQFDDGTLQPLPTKSFQANETREAFRWMQQAKHIGKVAISYEDAPGDVFPDQDVAPEPSVASANGRSLFKSDRTYWIAGGLGGFGMELARWMAGHGAGHLVLGGRSGKLSDEQVDQIDAIRAAGATVTHLPTDITDPVQVRRTMEQIRDELPPLAGIFHTAMVLKDRLLIDLDASTLNEVLNPKILGGWNLHKASLDRELVPQAIDHFVLFSSLSSIFGHAGQANYSAANAALDGLAMHRRCKGLPALVINWGHVGGAGYLAQRQELGDRLERQGVLRFSIDEAMRSLEELIRSDSIQCSVLKMDWSLWRGLGLTDNVSPRFAHLIRHESGAADVFDAGALRQVDMAERQSKIIDQLRSKLNGLLGLRSDQWDADRSLLELGLDSLMAVELRNWIESRFEIVMPISDLMSDANLSRITAAVDRQLMQTPVTESSDGADHQNFVADSATGDVDQVSPDDVDQMSEEELDQWLSRVGAEGVQQAILDEGSVDETHPGSTETL
- a CDS encoding ABC transporter permease; amino-acid sequence: MRFTSLIAKNLFRRPFRSLLTLAALTTAIASVVALLGIASGFKESFAGVYRSHSVDIVVSRQGAADRLSSSLDASIADRIGNVPGVQKSAVVLLETLSLEQQGVYGIPAMGLRPDSWMMENFQFQSSGNDQSEDRRVWLGKNLADRLETQPGDTVLLFDDPYRVADVFTSRSTWENGSMVLPLNQLQALTGREDQVTYVNVVIDPASTQQQAGQVVRRIESLDAKLLPLLTEDFVSTDTRMQIASAMAWMTSVIAILIGAVGTLNTMMTSVVERTGEIGILRAIGWSRRRVVAMILGESCLLAVASTLSGIACAVVLTWLMSRSPAVAGVLNPSIRPVVMLQGSVIGVGIGVIGAFLPAVRAARLMPTDAFRDLA
- a CDS encoding S49 family peptidase — protein: MNDGIGFREKAHHADIHIADIGFPFAPSRQMRQFRVLTCLLILLFGGCMHRPFPVAMRGNIGGRMQMDGNMNVSGQTAVDGTMTMKGDLVTKVKADNTASALSSVVVQGSSDSRTGKIAVIELDGLLVNRNLGGVGSLAENPVALFREKIRHLEQDPTVDAVVLRIDSPGGGVTAAEMIGHDLNRFRQRTGIPVVACLMTHGAGAAYYVATHCDAVVAHGTSVVGGIGVILNLYNMEDALGQYNIVAIPVKSGSQIDAGSPVRTMSEDERATLQHMADSFHQMFVDQVKQARPALTGPTGGTVDDWFDGRVVTGVQAAQAGLVDQTGFIDDAITLAGDLAGITPQACSVIMLRRDNDRAFTPLDITPVRSQIGSLLPIQVPGLDRSELPTFMYLWQIEPKFSHP
- a CDS encoding M14 family metallopeptidase — encoded protein: MSVPPDDAVSDDYFEARDRFCELATHAGIRPVSYRVRQNEQAGDLLTIDVAVGGSLESDQVMLVTSGVHGVEGFLGAAVQARLLADWTRDGFPENVKVVLIHAVNPWGFAHLRRFDPQNRDLNRNFMVDDEPYSGAAPLYPKLDSIINPVEPMPNVLFQLRAAWLIAIHSKAALRQAIASGQYEFPQGLFFGGNGPAVQHDLMRRILAEYLDAAGRVVHMDFHTGLGPWKSWVLLPSGQFKPRHRRWLGRLFEPSMVTEDMGEKAYHPRGDFGNWCRHTVGGDYLYACAEFGTYSSTKVLKALSDENACHHLHLAGKIQTTDARYAGAKRRLKEAFFPKSPDWRSYSVGEGVRIVHQCIEQWNTDYE